A stretch of Gossypium hirsutum isolate 1008001.06 chromosome A06, Gossypium_hirsutum_v2.1, whole genome shotgun sequence DNA encodes these proteins:
- the LOC121230514 gene encoding uncharacterized protein, producing the protein MSRSPERNPNEGGGFRPIRNVGRGVPDLTVQAIMQEMERMFDRKLEPIEDRLYRVETRRQREVTPEDARRGREQPIENHDEEESEGDHLSEQGNPQRFQRNRMSIPPFQGKNDPESYLEWEKKMELVFECHNYSENKKVKLAAIEFSDYAIVWWDQLVTSRRRNGERPISTWAEMKAIMRKRFVPSYYHRELYQRLQNLTQGNRTVEDYYKDMKIAMIRADVEEDREATMARFLAGLNRDIANIVELQHYVEVMDMVHMAIKVEKQLKRKGPMRTYPTASTNKWTQGTSKAPNRPKEPFVAAKPNQVSADASKNKNESVSNRSRDIKCFKCQGRGHIASQCPNRRVMVVRSNGEIESEDEQEEEPEIPMEEGEELELPVEGELLVVKRSLNIQVAEEEQQRLVEKLGLATTKHPTPYKLQWLNDGGELKVTKQARVAFSIGKYQDEVVCDVVPMHAGHLLLGRPWQFDRRVVHDGYTNRYSFKHLGRNVTLAPLTPKQVHEDQLKMKQSIDREKEKEKNKKSEKKKKQKNEKSEIKTRVTKEKERVDCRAINKITIKYRHPIPRLDDMLDELSGAQLFSKIDLKSGYHQIRMREGDEWKTAFKTKYGLYEWLVMPFGLTNAPSTFMRLMNYVLRSFIGKFCVVYFDDILVYSKSLEDHIQHLRAVLEVLRKEVLYANLKKCSFCTNEVVFLGFVVSARGLEVDQEKVKAINEWPRPTNISQKNSPFVWTDEQENSFNKLKECLTNAPLLSLPDFNKTFEIECDASGIGIGAALMQDGRPIAYFSEKLNGATLNYPTYDKELYALVRALETWQHYLWSKEFVIHSDHEALKHLKGQTKLNKRHAKWVEYLESFPYVIKYKKEEAHSGGLMGHSATKFSPFEVVYGFNPITPLDLIPMPSNELVHVDGKKKAEFVKQLHKNVKDNIERRTEQYVRGANKGRKRVVFEPGDWVWIHMRKERFPDQRKSKLQSRGDGPFQVLERINDNVYKI; encoded by the exons atgtcacgaagCCCGGAAAGGAATCCAAATGAGGGAGGTGGATTTCGTCCAATAAGAAACGTTGGAAGGGGAGTGCCGGATCTCACTGTGCAAGCCATTATGCAAGAAATGGAGCGAATGTTTGATCGCAAGCTTGAACCAATCGAAGACCGCCTATATCGAGTCGAAACCCGAAGGCAACGCGAagtgactccggaagatgcaaggcGAGGACGAGAGCAACCAATTGAAAACCATGATGAAGAAGAATCTGAAGGTGATCACTTATCTGAACAAGGAAACCCTCAACGGTTCCAACGAAATCGA atgtctattccgccgtttcaagggaagaatgatcccgaatcttacttggagtgggaaaagaaaatggaactcgtctttgagtgccataactattcggaaaataaaaaggtaaagctcgctgccattgaattctcagattatgcgatcgtgtggtgggatcaattggtgactagccgaaggaggaatggggagaggcctatctctacgtgggccgaaatgaaggccattatgcgcaagcgttttgttccctcctattaccatcgggagttgtaccaacgattgcaaaatctcacacaaggcaaccgaactgtcgaggactactataaagacatgaaaatcgctatgataagagccgacgtggaggaggatcgtgaagcaacaatggcgagatttttagccggcctaaatcgggatattgccaatatcgtcgagcttcaacactatgtagaagttatggacatggtgcatatggcaataaaagttgaaaaacaattgaaacggaaaggacccatgcggacatatccaacggcttctaccaacaagtggactcaagggactagcaaagctcccaatcggcctaaggagcctttcgttgctgccaaacccaatcaagtaagtgccgatgctagcaaaaataaaaacgagtCTGTCTCGAATCGTTCTCGCGAtatcaagtgtttcaagtgtcaaggaagaggccacattgcgagtcaatgtcctaatcgaagagtgatggtggttcgttcaaatggcgagattgagtccgaagatgaacaagaggaggagcctgaaattcccatggaggaaggtgaagagctcgagctgcccgttgaaggagaattacttgttgtcaaaaggagcttgaatatccaagtagccgaggaagaacaacaacg gctggttgaaaaacttggtttagccaccacaaagcatccaactccttacaagttacaatggctaaatgacggaggcgaactcaaggtgacgaagcaagcaagggtggcgttttccataggcaagtaccaagatgaggtggtttgtgatgtcgtaccaatgcacgcgggacatttgctattggggcgtccttggcaatttgaccggcgagtagtccacgacggctatacaaaccgatattcatttaagcaccttggaaggaatgttacattagctcctctcacaccgaagcaagtgcatgaagaccaactcaagatgaagcaatctattgatcgagaaaaagaaaaagagaaaaacaaaaagagtgaaaagaaaaagaaacaaaagaatgagaagagtgagataaaaacaagagtgacaaaagaaaaagagc gcgttgactgccgcgctatcaacaaaatcacaataaaatatcgccatcctattccccgcctcgacgacatgcttgatgaacttagtggagcccaattgttttcgaagatcgatttaaaaagtgggtatcatcaaattagaatgcgggagggagacgaatggaaaactgcgttcaaaactaaatatggtttgtatgaatggttggtaatgccattcggacttaccaatgctccgagtactttcatgcgtctcatgaattatgttttacgttcgttcattggaaaattctgtgttgtgtattttgatgatattttagtctatagcaagagcttggaagatcatattcaacatctacgtgccgtgcttgaagtcttacgaaaagaggtactttatgccaatttaaagaaatgttctttttgcactaatgaagttgtttttctaggctttgtggtaagtgctcgtggattagaagttgaccaagaaaaggtcaaggcgatcaacgaatggccgcgtccaacgaacatcagccaa aaaaattctccttttgtgtggactgatgaacaagaaaattcttttaataagcttaaagaatgtctaactaatgcaccattgttgtctttacctgattttaacaaaacattcgagatagagtgtgatgcttcaggtatcggcattggcgctgctttgatgcaagatggacggcctattgcatactttagtgaaaagcttaacggagctacgttgaattatccaacgtatgataaggaactatatgcattggtccgagctctcgaaacatggcaacactatttatggtcgaaggaattcgtaattcattcggaccacgaggctctaaagcatttgaagggacaaaccaagctcaataaacgtcatgccaagtgggtggagtatttggagtcgtttccgtacgtgatcaagtataaaaagg aagaagctcatagcggaggacttatggg tcattctgctacgaaattttctccttttgaggtagtatacggttttaatcccattactcctcttgatttgattcctatgccttctaatgaattagtacatgtagatggcaaaaagaaggccgaatttgttaaacaattgcacaaaaatgttaaggataatattgagaggagaaccgaacaatatgttcgaggggcaaataaagggcgcaaacgagtcgtgttcgaacccggtgactgggtttggatccacatgcgcaaagaacggtttcccgatcaaaggaaatccaagcttcaatcaaggggtgatggcccttttcaagtattggaacggatcaatgacaacgtctacaagatt